In one window of Juglans regia cultivar Chandler chromosome 3, Walnut 2.0, whole genome shotgun sequence DNA:
- the LOC108979818 gene encoding NAC domain-containing protein 73-like, producing the protein MTWCNDSDDERALQIISSTPKETSVLDPKTDELRTITCPSCGHDIEFQDQTGIHDLPGLPAGVKFDPTDHEILEHLEAKVLSDTRKLHPLIDEFIPTLEGENGICYTHPEKLPGVGKDGQIRHFFHRPSKAYTTGTRKRRKVHTDEDGSETRWHKTGKTRPVFAGGAIKGFKKILVLYTNYGRQRKPEKTNWVMHQYHLGNNEEEKDGEIVVSKVFYQTQPRQCGSSIKDSFDTRLKSIPSAHDNSPLPKNAAFVEYYDPFISYVDQGGHNREISPQLIPNLVVQGDGSSFIRLAADASKRKI; encoded by the exons ATGACATGGTGCAATGACTCAGACGATGAGAGGGCTCTTCAGATAATCTCGTccactccaaaagaaacaagtGTTCTCGATCCGAAAACCGATGAACTTCGGACTATAACTTGCCCATCATGTGGCCATGACATAGAATTCCAAGATCAG ACGGGGATTCATGATTTGCCGGGCTTGCCAGCGGGAGTTAAATTTGATCCGACAGACCATGAAATTCTTGAACATTTAGAGGCAAAGGTGCTGTCTGATACTCGGAAGCTTCATCCCCTTATTGATGAATTCATCCCCACGCTCGAGGGAGAGAATGGAATTTGCTATACTCACCCAGAAAAATTGCCAG GAGTCGGCAAAGATGGCCAAATCCGCCACTTCTTTCATCGACCTTCAAAGGCATACACGACTGGGACTAGGAAACGCAGGAAGGTCCACACTGATGAAGATGGGAGCGAGACCAGATGGcacaaaaccggtaaaactagGCCAGTCTTTGCTGGGGGGGCAATTAAAGGGTTCAAAAAGATCTTGGTTCTCTATACCAACTATGGCAGGCAAAGGAAACCTGAGAAAACAAATTGGGTAATGCACCAATACCATCTTGGCAACAATGAAGAAGAGAAAGACGGAGAAATTGTGGTTTCGAAGGTTTTCTACCAAACCCAGCCTAGACAATGTGGTTCAAGCATTAAGGATTCGTTTGATACAAGATTGAAGAGCATCCCAAGCGCCCATGATAATAGTCCTTTACCTAAGAACGCTGCTTTCGTGGAGTACTATGATCCTTTTATCAGCTACGTCGACCAGGGGGGCCATAATAGGGAAATCTCACCACAACTAATCCCGAATTTGGTTGTCCAAGGTGATGGGTCTTCGTTTATTCGTTTAGCTGCAGATGCAAGCAAGaggaaaatatga